One Cryptomeria japonica chromosome 9, Sugi_1.0, whole genome shotgun sequence genomic window carries:
- the LOC131061015 gene encoding cytochrome P450 716B1 isoform X5 yields MVPKVPIDLPGTRYHKARVAADALRQQLTQIIEERRIALRNGRASAEQDLLSFLLSNGSDEEERGLTDDEIKDNIILLLYAGHDTSSSTLTSLFKFLAENPHCYDQVLREQLKVASSKEEGELLEWKDLQRMKYTWRVVQETLRLLPPAQGGFRKAIKDFTYSGFTIPKGWKAYWTVNATHFNSKYFINPKKFDPSRFEGAGPAPYTFVPFGGGLRICPGNEFARVEILVFLHNVLKNFRWNLVDPDEKIIIDPMPLPLKGLPIKLIPHSK; encoded by the exons ATGGTGCCGAAG GTACCCATTGATTTGCCCGGGACAAGGTATCACAAAGCCAGAGTTGCAGCTGACGCTCTTCGGCAACAACTTACTCAGATTATTGAGGAAAGGAGAATTGCACTGAGGAACGGAAGGGCTTCTGCTGAGCAGGATCTGCTGTCTTTTCTCCTGAGTAATGGATCAGATGAGGAGGAAAGGGGTTTGACAGACGATGAGATCAAGGACAACATAATTTTGCTTCTGTATGCAGGGCATGATACCAGTAGCTCTACCCTGACATCGCTGTTCAAATTCTTGGCTGAAAACCCTCATTGCTACGATCAAGTTCTGCGAG AACAATTGAAGGTCGCAAGTTCAAAGGAGGAAGGGGAACTTTTAGAGTGGAAGGATCTTCAAAGAATGAAGTACACATGGAGAGTTGTTCAAGAAACACTTAGATTACTTCCTCCCGCACAAGGAGGCTTTCGTAAAGCTATCAAAGACTTCACCTATAGTGGATTCACTATTCCTAAAGGATGGAAG GCATACTGGACAGTAAATGCAACCCACTTCAACTCTAAGTATTTCATTAATCCAAAGAAATTTGATCCATCTAGATTTGAAGGAGCGGGGCCTGCTCCTTATACATTTGTCCCTTTTGGAGGTGGACTAAGAATATGTCCAGGGAACGAGTTTGCTCGAGTGGAAATATTGGTCTTCTTACATAATGTGTTAAAGAATTTTAGATGGAACCTAGTGGATCCTGATGAGAAAATAATCATAGATCCtatgcctcttcctctcaaagGATTGCCAATAAAACTTATCCCCCATTCAAAATAA